A genomic region of Trueperaceae bacterium contains the following coding sequences:
- a CDS encoding tyrosine-protein phosphatase produces MTHAGRLTSADSPIKVFWVADAAHGTPGRLGLTFAPGKRAHGSDEGVYWDRDLGQDMRRLREVHGADLLVSLLEDFEYEDLGIPDLFTVAEACGVRTEHFPIQDARVPRAGQEGEVDGLIATVRSALAAGETVVIHCMGGHGRTGTVAALTLTSYGLSAEEAIRYVRVAQPKALENELQTGYVAGAERRWASAGTWARW; encoded by the coding sequence ATGACCCACGCTGGCCGCCTTACCTCAGCAGACAGCCCCATCAAGGTGTTCTGGGTCGCCGACGCTGCCCACGGCACTCCCGGTCGCCTGGGCCTGACCTTCGCACCCGGCAAGAGGGCCCACGGCAGTGACGAGGGTGTCTACTGGGACCGCGACCTGGGTCAGGACATGCGGCGCCTGCGCGAGGTGCACGGTGCGGACCTACTCGTGTCCTTGCTGGAGGACTTCGAGTACGAGGACCTCGGGATCCCCGACCTGTTCACGGTGGCCGAGGCCTGCGGGGTGCGCACCGAGCACTTCCCCATCCAGGACGCGCGGGTGCCGCGGGCCGGTCAGGAAGGGGAGGTAGACGGACTGATCGCCACCGTCCGGTCTGCGCTGGCGGCCGGCGAGACCGTCGTAATCCACTGTATGGGCGGGCACGGCCGCACGGGCACGGTGGCGGCGCTCACCCTCACGAGCTACGGGCTCTCTGCGGAGGAGGCCATCCGCTACGTGCGCGTGGCGCAGCCGAAGGCGCTGGAGAACGAGCTCCAGACGGGTTACGTGGCTGGCGCGGAGCGGCGCTGGGCGTCGGCCGGGACGTGGGCGCGGTGGTGA
- a CDS encoding AAA family ATPase — MDASIPMIPIMANTFHQPYARLNTEEQKLVKDLVMELHLGVHTPGQNLEKLGGTASNAHSMRVNDDIRLILNIHGRHAVLCYVGHHDDAYAWAKGRTLEVNEDTGAAQFVVIDEKTVEVIKRKVIDQAPETPEERLSRRPFKHLTDAHLGLLGVPKAWRALVRDASEETFLGELGRQLPEEAREYLLEVAAGGKPNLPAKVAGRDPFEHPDARRRFHVLNVDDAALRHALAEPWEDWEVFLHPAQQDAVDRSRSGPARVSGGPGTGKTVVAVHRAARLAREGRGRVLLTSFSKTLAERLQEQVNSLMRLEPAARARVDVVHLHQVAVRGYNDRSPQPFKAVQSARLEELLRRAWNEAGGGGQTLPFAEAEWDMVVDPLGIRDFASYRVTERATRVTPLGPPARERLWPVFGRLHELLDEEGLTTWSGVCWRFARMLDAPGERPYTHVVADEAQDLGPAELRLLRALAPEGENDVFIAGDGYQRIFKPRTSFLAAGVEVRGRSSVLRLNYRTTEEIRKAADALVARRAADDREGEPGAVSLMTGPKPVYNVYPTVMKERAAVAEWIAKLVSTGYRPSEIAVLVRTKDLLGDRVKPALAAARCRYVELESARADEAQGVAIGTMHRSKGLQFRAVVVMGAEAGIVPLEKALRKQVDEPARRAFLEQERNLLYVACTRVRERLLVTGVGERSAFLRLA; from the coding sequence ATGGATGCGTCGATTCCGATGATCCCCATCATGGCCAACACGTTCCATCAGCCGTACGCCCGGCTCAACACCGAAGAGCAGAAGCTCGTGAAGGACCTGGTCATGGAGTTGCATCTTGGCGTTCACACGCCGGGTCAGAACCTCGAGAAGCTCGGCGGCACGGCCTCGAACGCGCACTCCATGCGGGTGAACGACGACATCAGGCTGATCCTGAACATCCACGGGCGGCACGCCGTCCTGTGCTACGTCGGTCACCACGACGACGCCTACGCTTGGGCGAAGGGCCGCACGCTCGAGGTGAACGAGGACACCGGGGCGGCCCAGTTCGTGGTCATCGACGAGAAGACCGTCGAGGTGATCAAGCGCAAGGTCATCGACCAGGCGCCCGAAACGCCCGAGGAGCGCCTCAGCCGCCGCCCCTTCAAGCACCTGACGGACGCGCACCTCGGCCTGCTCGGCGTGCCGAAGGCGTGGCGTGCCCTCGTGCGCGACGCCTCCGAGGAGACGTTCCTCGGTGAACTCGGCAGACAGCTCCCCGAGGAAGCTCGCGAGTACCTCCTCGAGGTCGCGGCCGGTGGCAAGCCGAACCTCCCCGCCAAGGTCGCGGGCCGCGACCCCTTCGAGCACCCGGACGCCAGGCGCCGCTTCCACGTACTGAACGTCGATGACGCGGCGCTGCGCCATGCCCTCGCCGAGCCTTGGGAGGACTGGGAGGTGTTCCTCCACCCCGCCCAGCAGGACGCGGTGGACCGCAGCCGTAGCGGTCCCGCCCGCGTGAGCGGCGGCCCGGGCACGGGCAAGACCGTCGTGGCCGTGCACCGCGCGGCCAGGCTGGCCCGTGAGGGGCGCGGGCGCGTGCTGCTCACCTCGTTCTCCAAGACGCTGGCCGAACGGCTGCAGGAGCAAGTGAACTCCCTGATGCGCCTGGAGCCCGCGGCCAGGGCGCGGGTCGACGTCGTCCACCTGCACCAGGTAGCCGTGCGCGGCTACAACGACCGCTCACCGCAGCCGTTCAAAGCGGTGCAAAGCGCCAGGCTCGAGGAGCTGCTGCGGCGGGCCTGGAACGAAGCGGGCGGCGGCGGGCAGACGCTGCCGTTCGCGGAAGCCGAGTGGGACATGGTCGTCGACCCGCTCGGCATCCGCGACTTCGCGTCGTACCGGGTGACCGAGCGAGCCACGCGCGTCACGCCCCTCGGGCCGCCGGCGAGGGAGCGGCTCTGGCCCGTGTTCGGCCGCCTGCACGAGCTGCTGGACGAGGAAGGGCTCACCACGTGGTCGGGTGTGTGCTGGCGCTTCGCGCGCATGTTGGACGCGCCCGGCGAGCGCCCGTACACGCACGTCGTGGCTGACGAGGCGCAGGACCTCGGACCCGCCGAGCTGAGGCTCCTGCGCGCGCTGGCCCCGGAAGGCGAGAACGACGTGTTCATCGCCGGCGACGGCTACCAACGCATCTTCAAGCCCCGCACCTCGTTCCTGGCCGCTGGTGTGGAAGTGCGTGGCCGCTCGAGCGTCCTTCGCCTCAACTACCGCACCACGGAGGAGATCAGGAAGGCGGCCGACGCGCTCGTGGCGCGCCGCGCCGCCGACGACCGGGAGGGCGAGCCCGGCGCGGTCTCCCTCATGACGGGCCCGAAGCCCGTCTACAACGTCTACCCGACGGTCATGAAGGAGCGCGCGGCCGTGGCCGAGTGGATCGCGAAGCTCGTCTCCACGGGCTACCGGCCGAGCGAGATCGCCGTCCTGGTGAGGACGAAGGACCTCCTGGGCGACCGCGTGAAGCCCGCGCTGGCCGCGGCGCGATGTCGGTACGTCGAGCTCGAGTCGGCCCGCGCGGACGAGGCACAGGGCGTGGCCATCGGAACGATGCACCGGAGCAAGGGGTTGCAGTTCAGGGCGGTCGTCGTGATGGGTGCCGAGGCCGGCATCGTGCCACTGGAGAAGGCGCTCAGGAAACAGGTGGACGAGCCGGCGCGCCGCGCGTTCCTCGAGCAGGAGCGGAACCTGCTGTACGTCGCTTGCACCCGGGTCAGGGAGAGGTTGCTGGTCACGGGGGTCGGGGAGCGGTCGGCGTTCCTCAGGTTGGCTTGA
- a CDS encoding ABC transporter permease: MTDRLLDRLADGLSLALTIGVALVAGAVIIWLTSADPGHALRAFFLGPFQNKLFFGNLLQTAAPLLLTGLGVAVAFQVGAVNLGAEGQVYAGALAGATLLLFPPFVSPWLIPVAVVAAGAAGALFAWLAGWLRTRFGATEVIGSFLIGAALIQLFDFFLRRYLADPTAGFPTSKPLAATFRLARLLPPSNLNVMFAIGIVLAVVAFFVLYRTTFGYRIRLTGLSVKYARYSGIRVGWHFLVAMAISGALAGIAGVGEVMGVQGRLVTGLSNNLGWNGVTVALVARLHPLGVIPAALLYGYLHSGATVAGLTSDVSPRIAAIIQSLIFYLITAQAIYVWLRRRLGAARANAGPGGALPSGAAGRPRRQGGPSAARSDR; this comes from the coding sequence ATGACCGACCGCCTGCTCGATCGACTCGCCGACGGGCTCAGCCTCGCCTTGACCATCGGCGTGGCGCTCGTCGCCGGGGCGGTCATCATCTGGCTGACGAGCGCCGACCCCGGCCACGCCCTGCGCGCCTTCTTCCTCGGCCCGTTCCAGAACAAGCTCTTCTTCGGCAACTTGCTGCAGACGGCGGCGCCCCTCCTGTTGACGGGCCTCGGCGTCGCGGTGGCCTTCCAGGTCGGCGCCGTGAACCTCGGCGCCGAAGGCCAGGTGTACGCGGGGGCGCTGGCCGGCGCGACGCTCCTACTGTTCCCACCGTTCGTCAGCCCGTGGCTGATCCCCGTCGCCGTGGTGGCGGCCGGAGCGGCCGGCGCGCTCTTCGCCTGGCTCGCCGGTTGGTTGCGGACGCGCTTCGGCGCCACGGAAGTCATCGGCTCGTTCCTGATCGGCGCGGCGCTCATCCAGCTCTTCGACTTCTTCCTCAGGCGCTACCTGGCCGACCCCACGGCGGGCTTCCCCACCTCCAAGCCGCTCGCCGCCACCTTCCGCCTCGCGAGGCTGCTGCCGCCTTCGAACCTCAACGTCATGTTCGCGATCGGCATCGTGCTGGCGGTCGTGGCCTTCTTCGTGCTGTACCGCACGACCTTCGGCTACCGCATCCGCCTGACGGGCTTGAGCGTGAAGTACGCGCGCTACAGCGGCATCCGCGTCGGCTGGCACTTCCTCGTGGCCATGGCCATCAGCGGGGCGTTGGCCGGCATCGCCGGCGTGGGGGAGGTGATGGGCGTGCAGGGCCGCCTCGTGACGGGCCTCTCGAACAACCTGGGTTGGAACGGCGTGACCGTGGCGCTGGTCGCGCGCCTCCATCCGCTCGGGGTGATCCCGGCCGCGCTCCTATACGGCTACCTGCACTCCGGTGCCACGGTGGCGGGCCTCACGTCCGACGTCTCGCCGCGCATAGCCGCGATCATCCAGTCGTTGATCTTCTACCTGATAACGGCGCAGGCCATCTACGTCTGGCTGCGGCGGAGGCTGGGGGCCGCACGCGCGAACGCCGGGCCCGGGGGCGCCCTGCCGAGCGGCGCGGCCGGAAGGCCACGACGCCAGGGCGGCCCGAGCGCCGCGCGGAGCGACCGATGA
- a CDS encoding aldehyde dehydrogenase family protein yields the protein MREFGLYIDGEWTAALGGGTFEVIDPANGRPVARVARGGAQDVERAVRAATKAAAAWQAMPLRERAAAMRRVADLMQRDTEELALLETLDSGGTLWYSRVTVTDIAAKRFEYFAGLVDKVEGQQIPVSANHLVYTALEPLGVTAHIIPWNGPLWEASRSVPPALAAGNAVILKPAQEALLGAIKLGELAKEAGLPDGLVNVIPGPGSDVGEALVQHPGIHGITFTGSVATGQRIMRGAAATMKRLVLELGGNAANIVFDDADLERAVEGSVWAAFSNSGQICVSGPRILVHESVREEFTARFVERVKSLSVGPGVENHPIGPVVSEHHMRSVLDYIEVGKQEGAKVLTGGYRATDGALRDGYFVMPTVFDDVTPSMRVWREEVFGPVVTITGFRTEEEAVHMANDTEYGLANGMWTQSLARAHRVARLLQSGQVYVNEWFCGDIQCPAGGYKMSGIGREEGQQALGNYLQLKSVRVNLG from the coding sequence TTGAGAGAGTTCGGCCTTTACATAGACGGCGAGTGGACCGCTGCGCTCGGTGGCGGGACCTTCGAGGTCATCGACCCCGCCAACGGCCGCCCGGTCGCGCGCGTGGCGCGCGGCGGGGCGCAGGACGTCGAGCGCGCGGTGCGCGCGGCGACCAAGGCCGCGGCGGCGTGGCAGGCCATGCCGCTACGCGAGCGCGCGGCCGCCATGCGGCGAGTAGCCGACCTCATGCAGCGCGACACGGAGGAGCTGGCGCTACTCGAGACGCTGGACTCCGGTGGCACGCTCTGGTACTCGCGGGTGACGGTGACGGACATCGCGGCCAAGCGCTTCGAGTACTTCGCCGGCCTCGTCGACAAGGTCGAGGGGCAGCAGATCCCGGTCTCCGCGAACCACCTCGTCTACACGGCCCTCGAGCCGCTCGGGGTGACCGCTCACATCATCCCGTGGAACGGGCCCCTCTGGGAGGCGTCGCGCAGCGTGCCCCCGGCCTTGGCGGCCGGGAACGCCGTCATCCTGAAGCCGGCCCAGGAGGCGCTCCTCGGCGCCATCAAGCTCGGCGAACTCGCCAAGGAGGCGGGGCTGCCGGACGGCCTCGTCAACGTGATCCCCGGGCCCGGCTCGGACGTGGGGGAAGCGCTGGTCCAACACCCCGGCATCCACGGCATCACGTTCACAGGCTCCGTCGCCACCGGCCAGCGGATCATGCGCGGGGCGGCGGCCACCATGAAGCGCCTCGTGCTGGAGCTCGGCGGCAACGCCGCGAACATCGTGTTCGACGACGCCGACCTGGAGCGGGCCGTGGAAGGGAGCGTCTGGGCCGCGTTCTCCAACTCCGGTCAGATCTGCGTGTCCGGGCCTCGCATACTCGTGCACGAGTCCGTGCGCGAGGAGTTCACTGCGCGTTTCGTCGAGCGCGTCAAGAGCCTGAGCGTGGGACCGGGGGTGGAGAACCACCCCATCGGCCCCGTCGTCTCGGAGCACCACATGCGCTCCGTGCTCGACTACATCGAGGTCGGTAAGCAGGAGGGCGCGAAGGTCCTGACGGGCGGCTACCGCGCGACGGACGGGGCGTTACGCGACGGTTACTTCGTGATGCCCACGGTATTCGACGACGTGACCCCGAGCATGCGCGTCTGGCGCGAGGAGGTCTTCGGTCCGGTCGTGACCATCACGGGCTTCCGCACCGAGGAGGAGGCCGTGCACATGGCGAACGACACCGAGTACGGCCTCGCCAACGGCATGTGGACGCAGAGCCTCGCGCGCGCGCACCGGGTGGCCCGGCTCCTGCAATCCGGCCAGGTGTACGTGAACGAGTGGTTCTGCGGCGATATCCAGTGCCCCGCCGGGGGGTACAAGATGAGCGGCATAGGCCGCGAGGAAGGCCAGCAGGCGTTGGGGAACTACCTGCAGCTGAAGAGCGTCAGGGTGAACTTGGGGTAG
- a CDS encoding BMP family ABC transporter substrate-binding protein: MKKRGLSIVVAMALALGLGYGLAQQTFDVAVFFPGTLGGNPLEPPITAGVTRVRQDFPNVTVRVVEGGAASDWESGLTALVATQTYELIITLTDGMPQILQSVSAMFPDQKYVLLDSAVEGLPNVYSLMYSDEALGFVGGVFAGLLSKNFSMSGDSASPKVGLLAGTPYPQMDNKIHPGYAAGAHYVDPSIEVLFAAVGDWNNPNRARDLALNMFNRGTTAIMSITGGGDPGVHKAASETGRYAIAVNTNQNASMPGVILGSVLKRIDNSIHSAVEAALAGTLAYGTTDIAGVKEGAISIADDDLYREFVPGSIRDELASVMAAIVSGEIDLTALLQAELGN; the protein is encoded by the coding sequence ATGAAGAAGCGTGGCTTGTCGATCGTAGTCGCTATGGCGTTGGCGCTTGGCCTTGGCTACGGCCTCGCGCAGCAGACCTTCGACGTAGCGGTGTTCTTCCCCGGCACCTTGGGCGGCAACCCGCTCGAGCCGCCGATCACCGCCGGCGTGACGCGCGTCCGCCAGGACTTCCCGAACGTCACGGTCCGCGTGGTAGAGGGCGGCGCCGCCTCGGACTGGGAGTCTGGGCTGACCGCCCTCGTGGCCACCCAGACGTACGAGCTGATCATCACCCTCACCGACGGGATGCCGCAGATCCTCCAGTCGGTGTCGGCCATGTTCCCCGACCAGAAGTACGTGCTGCTCGACTCCGCCGTCGAGGGGCTGCCCAACGTCTACTCGCTGATGTACTCCGACGAGGCGCTCGGCTTCGTAGGCGGCGTGTTCGCCGGCCTCCTCTCCAAGAACTTCAGCATGTCCGGCGATTCCGCCAGCCCCAAGGTGGGCCTGCTCGCCGGCACGCCGTACCCGCAGATGGACAACAAGATCCACCCGGGCTACGCGGCCGGCGCGCACTACGTCGACCCGAGCATCGAGGTGCTGTTCGCGGCCGTCGGCGACTGGAACAACCCCAACCGGGCCCGCGACCTCGCCCTCAACATGTTCAACCGCGGCACCACGGCCATCATGTCGATCACGGGCGGCGGCGACCCGGGCGTACACAAGGCGGCCTCGGAGACCGGCCGCTACGCCATCGCGGTCAACACGAACCAGAACGCCTCCATGCCAGGCGTCATCCTCGGCTCGGTGCTCAAGCGCATCGACAACTCCATCCACAGCGCCGTCGAGGCGGCGTTGGCCGGCACCCTGGCCTACGGCACGACCGACATCGCCGGCGTGAAGGAAGGCGCCATCTCGATAGCGGACGACGACCTGTACAGGGAGTTCGTGCCCGGCTCGATCCGTGACGAGCTGGCTTCCGTCATGGCCGCCATCGTTTCCGGCGAGATCGACCTGACGGCCCTCCTCCAGGCGGAGTTGGGCAACTGA
- a CDS encoding ABC transporter ATP-binding protein, giving the protein MAPYLVCEGLSKTYGGTLRALQGVSLSVERGKVHAFIGENGAGKSTLAKIIGGMVAPDAGSMSFDGKPYAPGKPRDAHAHGIGMVHQHFTLFPALTVAENIVLGDEPTRLGQVDIARAVEEVRALSEEYGMPLDPRRRLHDLSVGEQQRVEILKELRRDVELLILDEPTAVLTPQEVERLFKGIRRLIRENRTVIFIAHKLEEVLAIADEITVMRKGRVVGHRDRAEATKEELVQLMVGESLPVHERRYGAEPGGEKLVTRELTIRDERGRPELDGITLSVNAGEILGLAGVEGNGQQALEQVLGGLITPTTGSVVLNGAAITRASPARRRRLGLAYVPADRLEWGCAPQASVFENAMTQCYRRESTAGILRRRRLRQVVRSMFKRFDVRAPDLDSPISSLSGGNIQKLILARELGSERSERLEAIVISNPSRGIDIRGVQFVHDLLAGYRDAGCAILLISTDLDEILALSDRIGVLYTGRLVAMLPGQGRTSKTELGRYMLQGDDKERAA; this is encoded by the coding sequence ATGGCCCCGTATCTGGTGTGTGAAGGCCTCTCGAAGACGTACGGCGGAACCCTGCGTGCCCTGCAGGGGGTCAGCCTGAGCGTCGAGCGGGGGAAAGTACACGCGTTCATCGGGGAGAACGGCGCCGGCAAGAGCACGCTCGCCAAGATCATCGGCGGGATGGTGGCGCCGGACGCCGGGAGCATGAGCTTCGATGGCAAGCCCTACGCCCCCGGTAAACCGCGAGACGCCCACGCGCACGGGATCGGCATGGTGCATCAGCACTTCACGCTGTTCCCGGCCCTCACGGTCGCGGAGAACATAGTCCTGGGCGACGAGCCTACCCGCCTCGGCCAGGTCGACATCGCCAGGGCCGTGGAGGAGGTGAGGGCGCTGTCCGAGGAGTACGGCATGCCCCTCGACCCCAGGCGGCGCCTCCACGACCTGTCGGTAGGCGAGCAGCAGCGCGTCGAGATCCTGAAGGAGCTGCGGCGCGACGTCGAGCTCCTCATCCTCGACGAGCCCACCGCCGTCCTCACGCCCCAGGAGGTCGAGAGGCTCTTCAAGGGCATCCGGCGCCTGATCCGCGAGAACCGGACCGTCATCTTCATCGCCCACAAGCTCGAGGAGGTCCTCGCCATCGCGGACGAGATCACGGTCATGCGCAAAGGCCGCGTCGTAGGGCACCGCGACCGCGCCGAGGCCACCAAGGAGGAGCTCGTGCAGCTCATGGTGGGCGAGAGCCTGCCAGTGCACGAGCGGCGCTACGGCGCTGAACCGGGAGGCGAGAAGCTCGTCACGCGCGAGCTGACCATCCGGGACGAGCGGGGGCGGCCAGAACTCGACGGGATCACGCTCAGCGTCAACGCGGGCGAGATCCTCGGCCTGGCCGGCGTGGAAGGGAACGGCCAGCAGGCGCTCGAGCAGGTGCTCGGCGGGCTGATCACGCCCACCACCGGCAGCGTGGTCCTCAACGGGGCGGCCATCACGCGCGCTTCGCCCGCTAGGCGGCGCAGGCTGGGCCTCGCCTACGTCCCGGCCGACCGGCTGGAGTGGGGCTGCGCCCCCCAGGCGAGCGTCTTCGAGAACGCCATGACGCAGTGCTACAGGCGCGAATCCACCGCAGGTATCTTGCGACGGAGGCGGCTGCGGCAGGTCGTCCGCTCCATGTTCAAGCGCTTCGACGTCCGCGCCCCCGACCTCGACTCCCCTATCTCCTCCCTCTCCGGAGGCAACATCCAGAAGCTGATCCTGGCGCGCGAGCTCGGCTCCGAGCGGAGCGAGCGGCTGGAAGCTATCGTCATCTCCAACCCCAGCCGCGGCATCGACATCAGGGGCGTGCAGTTCGTCCACGACCTGCTCGCGGGCTACCGCGACGCCGGCTGCGCCATCCTCCTGATCTCCACCGACCTAGACGAGATCCTCGCCCTCAGCGACCGCATCGGCGTGCTCTACACTGGCAGGCTCGTCGCCATGCTGCCCGGCCAAGGCCGCACCAGCAAGACGGAGCTGGGGCGCTACATGCTGCAGGGCGACGACAAGGAGCGTGCGGCATGA
- a CDS encoding ABC transporter permease, with protein sequence MSSLAEVFNLQLLFDVLRMTTPILLLALGGMITDRAGVLNIALEGLLVFGAFAAVVGTGMTGNLLVGVVAALVGSGLLSLAFAWFALYLRGNIFIVGLATNAFAAAVTTYASWLISGREGSLSYPQAPTIGPISVPLVKDAHFLSFLSGHTVIDYTAWALVLVVSFVVFRTRMGLRLRAVGQEPLAARAVGLSVRRIRYLAVLASGLLAGLAGAQLSLTLGGFVQNMSAGRGWIGLVASIVGSGTAFGSAAASLLFGATEGVANSLQITAPKVPAQLLFALPYVITLAALVFYSATRSRKKGVLDT encoded by the coding sequence ATGAGCTCGTTGGCGGAGGTCTTCAACCTGCAGCTGCTGTTCGACGTGCTGCGCATGACGACGCCCATCCTCCTGCTCGCGCTCGGCGGCATGATCACCGACAGGGCGGGGGTGCTCAACATCGCCCTGGAGGGGCTCCTGGTGTTCGGGGCCTTCGCCGCGGTCGTCGGCACCGGCATGACGGGGAACCTGCTCGTCGGCGTCGTCGCCGCCCTCGTCGGCAGCGGGCTCCTGTCGCTCGCCTTCGCGTGGTTCGCCCTGTACCTGCGCGGCAACATCTTCATCGTCGGCCTCGCCACGAACGCGTTCGCGGCCGCCGTCACCACCTACGCCTCGTGGCTGATCTCGGGGCGCGAGGGCTCGCTCAGCTACCCGCAGGCGCCCACGATCGGCCCCATCAGCGTGCCGCTCGTGAAGGACGCCCACTTCCTGTCGTTCCTGAGCGGCCACACGGTCATCGACTACACGGCCTGGGCCCTCGTGCTCGTGGTCTCGTTCGTGGTGTTCCGCACGCGCATGGGGCTGCGCCTCAGGGCGGTCGGACAAGAGCCGCTGGCGGCGCGAGCCGTCGGGCTGTCGGTCCGCCGCATCCGCTACCTCGCGGTCCTGGCCAGCGGGCTCCTCGCCGGGCTGGCCGGCGCCCAGCTCTCCCTGACCCTCGGGGGCTTCGTGCAGAACATGTCCGCCGGGCGCGGGTGGATCGGACTCGTCGCCTCGATCGTGGGGAGCGGGACGGCGTTCGGGTCCGCCGCGGCCTCGCTCCTGTTCGGGGCCACGGAGGGCGTGGCGAACTCGCTCCAGATCACCGCGCCCAAGGTGCCGGCCCAGCTCCTCTTCGCCCTGCCATACGTGATCACCCTCGCAGCGCTGGTGTTCTACAGTGCTACCCGCTCACGCAAGAAGGGCGTGCTCGACACGTGA
- a CDS encoding ADP-ribosylglycohydrolase family protein yields the protein MSGAGSDAGAALRAGDAAAAALRAVDPAAASGRDTGSVARRDAARGALIGLAVGDALGTTVEFTSPGSFEPVTDIVGGGPFGLEPGEWTDDTSMALCLAESLVETGGFDPLDQMRRYVRWWREGHLSVNGRCFDIGNATRAALSSFERSGDAFSGSEDSQSAGNGSLMRLAPVPMAFHHDPAAALRLAGESSRTTHGAAECVSACRYYAGLMVGAINGATKAELLAPHYSPVAGGLDGLAPGVAEVAGGSFLHREPPVVRGAGYVVRSLEAALWAFARAASFEEGALLAVNLGEDADTIGAVYGQLAGAYYGESGIPERWREVLAMRDVISRLADGLVALAG from the coding sequence GTGAGCGGCGCCGGGTCCGACGCGGGCGCTGCGCTCCGCGCCGGTGATGCCGCGGCCGCTGCGCTCCGCGCCGTGGATCCCGCGGCCGCTTCCGGCCGCGATACCGGCTCGGTCGCCCGCCGCGACGCCGCGCGCGGCGCCCTCATCGGCCTGGCCGTGGGCGATGCCCTGGGTACGACCGTCGAGTTCACGTCCCCCGGCTCGTTCGAACCAGTCACCGACATCGTCGGTGGCGGGCCCTTCGGTCTCGAGCCCGGCGAGTGGACGGACGACACGAGCATGGCGCTCTGCCTGGCCGAGAGCCTGGTGGAGACCGGCGGCTTCGACCCGCTGGACCAGATGCGGCGCTACGTGCGCTGGTGGCGCGAAGGGCACCTGTCGGTGAACGGTCGCTGCTTCGACATCGGCAACGCCACGCGTGCGGCGCTGTCCAGCTTCGAGCGGTCCGGCGACGCGTTCAGCGGCAGTGAGGACAGCCAGTCGGCCGGTAACGGCAGCCTCATGCGCCTCGCGCCCGTGCCGATGGCGTTCCACCACGACCCCGCCGCGGCGCTGCGCCTGGCGGGGGAGAGCTCGCGCACCACGCACGGCGCCGCGGAGTGCGTGAGCGCGTGTCGCTACTACGCCGGCCTGATGGTCGGGGCCATCAACGGCGCCACCAAGGCCGAGCTACTCGCGCCTCACTACTCGCCGGTCGCGGGTGGACTGGACGGGCTGGCGCCGGGGGTCGCCGAGGTGGCCGGCGGTTCGTTCCTGCACCGGGAACCGCCGGTCGTTCGCGGCGCTGGCTACGTGGTGAGGTCCCTCGAGGCCGCGTTATGGGCGTTCGCGCGCGCGGCGTCGTTCGAGGAGGGGGCGCTTCTGGCCGTGAACCTCGGGGAGGACGCCGACACGATCGGTGCCGTCTACGGCCAGCTCGCCGGCGCCTACTACGGTGAGAGTGGGATCCCCGAGCGCTGGCGCGAGGTGCTCGCCATGCGGGACGTCATCTCGCGGTTGGCGGATGGGTTGGTGGCCTTGGCGGGGTGA